A single window of Treponema denticola ATCC 35405 DNA harbors:
- a CDS encoding DUF3343 domain-containing protein, which yields MKTYGVFSFSSSHHAIAAEAITSGEVMASAEVSDAEALETSGDFSSAASEGLTEARLIPLPPEISAGCGLVLRVNEEGIKMASRLLSEAEIPYTGIYLLKIETNKRFVEKYDLS from the coding sequence TTGAAAACCTATGGAGTTTTTTCGTTTTCGTCTTCTCATCATGCTATAGCCGCTGAAGCCATAACTTCTGGCGAAGTTATGGCTTCAGCTGAAGTTTCCGATGCTGAAGCATTGGAAACTTCGGGAGATTTTTCTTCTGCTGCAAGTGAGGGCCTGACTGAGGCGAGGCTTATTCCTCTTCCGCCTGAAATATCTGCGGGCTGCGGTTTGGTTCTACGGGTAAATGAAGAAGGCATAAAAATGGCTTCACGCCTTTTAAGCGAGGCCGAAATTCCTTATACGGGAATTTATCTTTTAAAAATAGAAACAAATAAAAGGTTTGTGGAAAAATATGATCTATCTTGA
- a CDS encoding aminotransferase class V-fold PLP-dependent enzyme: MIYLDNSATTLQKPESVAQEVFRGIASHQFGNPGRGAHSTAHAALTELFKTRQTLAKLFNIKNPLNVALCQNATSALNLVIKSLFSGKENTHVITTVLEHNSVLRPLYQLEKDGAELSIIPIQDGFLCYELIEKEVKSNTKAIIVNHCSNVIGSICNLDYVHSICKKHGLILIVDASQSAGTIPIDASKYGQSIFCFTGHKGLYGPQGTGGIIVNGTFEFAPVFSGGSGVRSFDKTHPSEMPDIFEAGTMNVPSFMGLNAGASYVLKTGISSIQKKLADLKLLFIEEIKTIPNLKIYGNPWSEKTGAVVGINIGDIPSGEISRLLDEEFGIASRPGAHCAPLVHKALGTEEQGIVRFSFSSFNTFEEVKQAAEALKQIAQNA; this comes from the coding sequence ATGATCTATCTTGATAATAGCGCAACCACCCTTCAAAAGCCTGAAAGCGTGGCCCAAGAGGTATTTAGGGGGATTGCTTCACATCAATTCGGGAATCCGGGGAGAGGAGCCCATAGTACGGCTCATGCAGCCCTCACAGAGCTTTTTAAAACAAGGCAAACTTTGGCAAAGCTTTTTAATATAAAAAATCCCTTAAATGTTGCCCTTTGTCAAAATGCTACATCTGCCTTAAACCTCGTTATAAAAAGCCTTTTTTCTGGTAAAGAAAATACTCACGTCATAACTACTGTTCTTGAGCATAACTCTGTTTTACGTCCCCTTTATCAGCTCGAAAAAGATGGAGCCGAACTTTCAATTATTCCTATCCAAGACGGCTTTTTGTGTTATGAGCTCATCGAAAAAGAGGTCAAATCAAACACCAAAGCAATTATCGTAAACCACTGCTCAAATGTGATAGGCTCAATCTGTAACTTGGACTATGTTCATTCCATATGCAAAAAACATGGTCTAATCTTAATTGTAGATGCTTCGCAAAGTGCGGGTACAATTCCTATAGACGCATCAAAATACGGGCAAAGCATTTTTTGTTTTACCGGCCACAAAGGGCTTTACGGGCCTCAGGGTACGGGCGGTATTATCGTAAACGGAACCTTCGAGTTTGCCCCCGTCTTTTCGGGGGGAAGCGGGGTTCGCTCTTTCGATAAAACTCACCCCTCCGAGATGCCCGACATCTTTGAAGCGGGCACCATGAATGTTCCGTCCTTTATGGGCTTAAATGCAGGGGCTTCCTACGTTTTAAAAACAGGAATCTCTTCCATTCAAAAGAAATTGGCCGATTTAAAATTGCTTTTTATCGAAGAAATAAAAACTATTCCTAATCTTAAAATATACGGAAATCCTTGGAGCGAAAAAACAGGGGCGGTCGTAGGTATAAACATAGGAGATATTCCCTCGGGAGAAATAAGCCGCCTCCTCGATGAAGAGTTCGGCATCGCAAGCCGGCCGGGAGCCCACTGTGCTCCCTTGGTACACAAGGCTCTCGGAACCGAAGAGCAGGGCATAGTCCGCTTTAGTTTTTCTTCTTTTAACACCTTTGAAGAAGTCAAACAGGCTGCCGAGGCCTTAAAACAAATAGCTCAAAACGCATAA
- the secF gene encoding protein translocase subunit SecF — protein MKKIISFSKFFVPCIILSIGLIAFGIIGYFTKGINFGIDFQAGFIEKVKIAPTAVELSYEGPLTVSFSQGISDISITTTSLDGENKSYVFKFADNPTLKDFADGLASIDGLKVKVTASGNVLLKNLFSNSESSSRLSANVFRLHHLEKGLKPINTDEVRHALSSIPSVSVQQLGTPEDRYFQIRLADDGKYEDANKELRSIINTALNAAYGIENIAVISTDFVGSRFSSSLAQQAILLVGGALVLIFIYAMFRFQWNFSLAAIIALLHDTLIMIMFISWTQMEFNSTTIAAILTIIGYSINDTIVIFDRIREKIHLEPKLECKEILDKALTEVFTRTIITTLTTMVAVVALYLFTTDSMKDFALALIVGLISGTYSSIYVASYFIALTSKGKKAGEMITRGKKAPGELSGAVI, from the coding sequence ATGAAAAAAATAATCAGTTTTTCGAAATTTTTCGTTCCGTGCATTATTTTAAGTATAGGGCTTATAGCCTTCGGAATTATAGGGTATTTTACCAAAGGAATAAATTTCGGTATTGACTTTCAGGCCGGTTTTATCGAAAAGGTAAAAATCGCCCCCACAGCAGTAGAGCTTTCCTATGAAGGACCTTTAACGGTTTCTTTTTCGCAAGGTATATCCGACATTTCGATTACTACCACCTCTCTGGATGGAGAAAACAAATCTTATGTCTTTAAGTTTGCCGATAATCCGACTCTTAAAGATTTCGCTGACGGCCTTGCCTCTATTGATGGTTTAAAGGTAAAAGTTACCGCTTCGGGAAATGTGCTTCTTAAAAACTTGTTTTCCAATTCGGAATCTTCTTCCCGTCTTTCGGCTAATGTGTTTAGACTTCACCATTTGGAAAAAGGTCTTAAACCGATAAATACCGATGAGGTTCGCCATGCGCTTTCTTCAATACCCTCAGTTTCGGTTCAACAACTGGGAACGCCTGAAGACAGGTACTTTCAGATAAGACTTGCCGATGACGGAAAATATGAAGATGCAAACAAAGAATTACGCTCGATTATAAACACTGCCTTAAATGCAGCCTACGGAATCGAAAACATTGCAGTTATAAGTACGGACTTTGTAGGTTCCCGTTTTTCTTCTTCATTGGCACAACAGGCAATATTGCTGGTAGGCGGCGCCTTGGTTTTAATCTTTATTTATGCAATGTTCCGCTTTCAGTGGAATTTTTCGCTCGCAGCAATTATTGCTCTGCTTCACGATACGCTCATAATGATTATGTTTATCTCGTGGACACAGATGGAATTTAATTCTACGACAATAGCGGCCATTCTTACGATTATAGGTTATTCAATAAACGACACAATCGTTATTTTTGACCGTATCCGCGAAAAGATTCATCTTGAACCTAAGCTGGAATGCAAGGAAATTTTAGACAAAGCCCTAACTGAGGTATTTACCCGAACAATTATTACAACCCTTACAACGATGGTTGCGGTTGTAGCTCTTTATTTGTTTACCACCGATTCGATGAAGGATTTTGCCTTAGCCTTAATTGTAGGTCTTATAAGCGGAACCTATTCATCAATCTATGTTGCATCTTATTTTATCGCTCTTACCTCCAAGGGTAAAAAAGCCGGAGAGATGATTACCAGAGGCAAAAAAGCCCCGGGTGAACTTTCAGGAGCGGTTATCTAA
- the secD gene encoding protein translocase subunit SecD, giving the protein MSKRFRFIVVLLVIALCFVFLHPTLKWYFWTNQEDKALALASREKIKDYSENMARADVDKLIEMAASNSTEPLSEKYAPIIKEAKNRRKALGMEIPYQWTAQDVAASFKLSSKEKFIPIAQSILETAYRDSILGIKNYQTNAVKLGLDLSGGMLVIIKADLDAAISADGASSDTIADSKKAAMTLAMDTLRSRIDKFGLTDPVIRRQGDDRIYIEMPGAADADKINSIIMGRGILAFHIVDDEATQAFREYYRNNPGKTFDADYNLLNPEIIPEDCMVLGVYHKDAYGIDERDDREPFLVVKKQAGLEGKHLVSVDTSTDQRSNNPLVNFSLDAEGAKIFAELTTNNVGKRLAIVSDNKIKSAPNLKEPITGGSGSISGMSATEANNLKTVLRTAWLNVPLQLETQQVVGASLGDEKINEGIKALQWGLIAVLVFMLVFYKEAGINACIAQILNLYIMFSILSAFNLTLTLPSIAGMILTIGMAVDANVVVFERIKEELRLGKTREASINAGFEHAFSAIMDSNITTFIAAFFLSILGTGPIKGFAYSLAIGVVSSVFTALFVSRLIFDFGTQTLKLEKIHISWRKL; this is encoded by the coding sequence ATGAGCAAAAGATTTAGGTTTATCGTTGTTCTTCTTGTCATCGCCTTGTGCTTTGTTTTCTTACACCCTACCCTTAAATGGTATTTTTGGACAAATCAAGAAGATAAGGCATTAGCCTTGGCATCAAGAGAAAAGATTAAAGATTATTCCGAAAACATGGCAAGAGCTGATGTTGATAAGCTTATAGAAATGGCTGCTTCGAACTCAACAGAGCCTCTTTCGGAAAAATATGCCCCTATTATTAAAGAAGCTAAGAACCGTAGAAAGGCCTTAGGTATGGAAATCCCTTATCAATGGACGGCTCAAGATGTTGCTGCAAGCTTTAAGCTTTCATCAAAAGAAAAGTTTATACCTATAGCCCAGTCTATTTTAGAAACTGCGTATAGGGATTCCATTTTAGGCATAAAAAACTATCAAACAAATGCCGTTAAACTGGGTCTTGACTTATCGGGCGGTATGTTGGTTATTATCAAAGCCGACTTGGATGCTGCAATTTCTGCCGATGGAGCAAGCAGCGATACAATAGCCGACTCAAAGAAGGCTGCCATGACTTTGGCCATGGACACCCTCCGAAGCCGAATAGATAAATTCGGTCTTACAGACCCTGTAATTAGACGCCAAGGCGATGATAGAATCTACATTGAAATGCCGGGCGCTGCCGATGCAGATAAGATAAACTCCATTATCATGGGCCGAGGTATTTTAGCCTTCCATATAGTGGATGATGAGGCGACTCAGGCATTTAGAGAATATTACCGAAACAATCCGGGAAAAACCTTTGATGCCGATTACAATCTTTTAAACCCCGAAATTATTCCTGAAGACTGTATGGTGCTGGGTGTATATCACAAGGATGCCTACGGTATAGATGAAAGAGACGATAGAGAACCCTTCCTTGTCGTAAAAAAGCAGGCAGGCCTTGAAGGAAAACACCTCGTAAGTGTTGACACTTCGACAGATCAAAGATCCAATAACCCCCTCGTAAACTTTTCTCTTGATGCTGAAGGAGCAAAGATATTTGCAGAATTAACTACAAACAATGTCGGAAAAAGGCTTGCCATAGTTTCGGACAACAAGATAAAGTCCGCTCCTAACCTCAAAGAGCCTATCACCGGAGGTTCGGGAAGCATAAGCGGAATGTCTGCAACAGAGGCAAACAACCTTAAAACCGTTTTACGGACTGCATGGCTAAATGTTCCTCTCCAGCTTGAAACACAGCAGGTTGTAGGAGCCAGCTTAGGAGACGAAAAAATTAATGAAGGTATTAAAGCCTTGCAATGGGGCTTAATTGCAGTTTTGGTTTTTATGCTTGTATTCTATAAGGAAGCAGGAATCAATGCCTGTATTGCTCAAATTTTAAACCTTTATATCATGTTCAGTATTCTTTCAGCCTTCAACTTAACTCTTACCTTGCCCAGTATTGCGGGTATGATTTTAACCATAGGTATGGCTGTAGATGCTAACGTTGTTGTCTTTGAAAGAATAAAAGAGGAACTAAGACTTGGTAAAACAAGGGAAGCCTCCATAAACGCAGGCTTTGAACATGCCTTTTCTGCAATTATGGACTCAAACATTACAACATTCATTGCAGCCTTCTTTTTATCAATTCTCGGCACCGGACCGATAAAGGGCTTTGCATACAGTTTAGCCATAGGTGTTGTTTCTTCAGTATTTACCGCTTTGTTTGTTTCAAGATTAATTTTTGACTTTGGAACTCAAACATTAAAATTGGAGAAGATTCATATCAGCTGGAGGAAGTTATAA
- the yajC gene encoding preprotein translocase subunit YajC has translation MNFMPLLQGTAPGGFGSFGFLIPMLLVFVIFYFLLIRPQKKEQQKTEKMISQLQKGDKIITIGGIHGVVSSTKEKTIIIKVDDNCKIEINRSAVGAVLKDEPPKPDFGGEGEKKKSLFGKKADDSANDDTVSQNESK, from the coding sequence ATGAATTTTATGCCTTTATTGCAAGGAACCGCTCCGGGCGGTTTCGGCTCCTTCGGTTTTTTAATACCGATGCTCTTGGTATTCGTTATTTTTTATTTTTTGCTTATCCGCCCGCAGAAAAAGGAACAGCAAAAAACCGAAAAGATGATTTCTCAGCTTCAAAAGGGAGATAAGATCATCACTATCGGCGGTATTCACGGTGTTGTGAGCTCAACAAAAGAAAAGACAATTATCATAAAAGTTGATGACAACTGCAAGATTGAAATTAACCGTTCTGCAGTAGGGGCCGTTTTAAAAGATGAGCCTCCAAAGCCTGATTTCGGAGGAGAAGGCGAAAAGAAAAAATCTCTATTCGGAAAAAAGGCCGATGACTCCGCAAATGACGATACAGTTTCACAAAACGAGTCAAAATAA
- a CDS encoding single-stranded DNA-binding protein, with product MKSLNSLIIEGNMVRDPVLKTTANGTDICTFSIASNRNYKKDDAFVQETSYFDVESWASLAKLCEQNGAKGRGVRVVGRIKQDRWVGTDGKNYSKVKVVAEHVEFKPIFKNAGEKTQAKEEVLIEEKVMAF from the coding sequence ATGAAATCATTAAATTCACTCATTATTGAAGGAAACATGGTTAGGGACCCTGTTTTAAAAACTACGGCAAACGGAACAGACATCTGTACTTTTTCTATTGCTTCAAATAGAAACTACAAAAAAGACGATGCCTTTGTGCAGGAAACTTCTTATTTTGATGTAGAGTCATGGGCAAGTCTTGCAAAATTATGCGAACAAAACGGGGCTAAGGGCAGAGGAGTCCGCGTTGTAGGCAGAATTAAGCAGGATAGATGGGTCGGTACCGATGGAAAAAACTACAGCAAGGTAAAGGTTGTTGCAGAACATGTAGAGTTTAAGCCTATCTTTAAAAATGCAGGCGAAAAAACACAGGCAAAGGAGGAGGTTCTTATTGAAGAAAAAGTAATGGCATTTTAA
- a CDS encoding SDR family NAD(P)-dependent oxidoreductase, with protein sequence MEKIAIVAGGSSGIGLEITKALVLKDYFVYTMSRREFLSLPQEKSKHISLDITDEENLTKAFSDIWEKEGRIDLAVCASGFGISGAVEFTNLEEAKKQMDVNFFGAFLFIKTAASYMRPQSFGKIFVISSIAGEIAIPFQGFYSASKAALGKLLEAFRAELQPFGVDCALIMPGDVATPFTAARNKSNLGDDVYNGRISKSVSKMEKDEQKGMNPEKLGKFVACLAEKRKVGFFYPYNWTYSFLLLLYRILPRSLALFIVKKLYA encoded by the coding sequence ATGGAAAAAATAGCAATAGTGGCGGGAGGCTCAAGCGGTATAGGTCTTGAAATTACAAAGGCCCTGGTTCTAAAAGATTATTTTGTTTACACCATGAGCCGCAGAGAATTTTTAAGTTTGCCTCAAGAAAAGAGTAAGCACATCAGCCTTGATATTACGGATGAAGAAAATCTTACAAAAGCCTTTTCCGATATTTGGGAAAAGGAAGGGCGGATTGATTTAGCCGTATGTGCATCGGGATTCGGTATTTCCGGCGCTGTGGAATTTACAAACCTTGAAGAAGCAAAAAAACAAATGGATGTAAACTTTTTCGGAGCCTTTTTATTTATAAAGACAGCCGCCTCGTATATGCGCCCCCAATCTTTTGGAAAGATATTTGTGATCAGCTCTATAGCCGGAGAAATTGCCATTCCGTTTCAGGGTTTTTATTCGGCATCAAAGGCAGCCCTTGGCAAGCTTTTAGAAGCTTTTAGGGCGGAACTTCAGCCCTTCGGTGTTGACTGTGCCTTAATCATGCCCGGTGATGTTGCCACCCCCTTCACGGCCGCAAGAAATAAATCAAATCTTGGGGATGATGTTTACAATGGAAGAATTTCAAAAAGTGTTTCTAAAATGGAAAAAGACGAGCAAAAGGGGATGAATCCTGAAAAGTTAGGAAAATTCGTCGCCTGCCTCGCTGAAAAGCGAAAAGTCGGATTTTTTTATCCTTACAACTGGACTTACTCCTTCTTGCTGCTTTTATACAGAATTTTACCCCGCAGCCTCGCTCTTTTTATCGTCAAAAAACTATATGCCTAA
- a CDS encoding phosphoribosylaminoimidazolesuccinocarboxamide synthase, whose amino-acid sequence MISRNAAFRESNLPLPSKQTGKVRDWYSPEEGKRLIVTTDRISAFDRVLTALPYKGQVLNQLSLWWFENTKDIIKNHIISCPDPNCIIVTEVKPLPIEVIVRGYITGVTSTALWYRYSLGERNIYGYDFPEGLKKNQALPKPIITPTTKGGPTGHDERLTCDEVVSQGYLSKEQWDFVQKAALALFERGQKSAKEAGLILVDTKYEFGVDKNNNILLIDEVHTPDSSRYWKLDTYEQRLKEGKEPENFDKEFVRMAYAAKGYRGDGEIPELDENVWNEAIQLYITAYEKLTKSKFVPGEYPAEERIVKNLKKAGLM is encoded by the coding sequence ATGATTTCACGAAATGCAGCTTTTAGAGAATCTAATTTACCTCTCCCTTCAAAACAAACCGGAAAGGTAAGGGATTGGTACTCACCCGAAGAAGGGAAAAGATTGATTGTAACCACAGACAGAATTTCTGCCTTTGACAGGGTTCTTACAGCCCTTCCATACAAAGGACAGGTTTTAAACCAGCTTTCGCTTTGGTGGTTTGAAAATACCAAGGATATAATCAAAAATCATATAATATCTTGTCCGGATCCTAACTGCATTATCGTAACTGAAGTAAAACCTCTTCCGATAGAGGTCATAGTAAGGGGCTATATTACAGGCGTAACGTCCACGGCCCTTTGGTACAGATATTCTTTAGGTGAAAGAAATATATACGGTTATGATTTTCCTGAAGGCTTGAAAAAAAATCAGGCCTTACCCAAGCCGATTATAACTCCCACTACAAAGGGAGGTCCTACAGGCCATGACGAAAGGCTTACCTGCGATGAGGTTGTTTCGCAAGGCTATCTATCAAAAGAACAATGGGACTTTGTTCAAAAAGCGGCCCTTGCTCTTTTTGAACGCGGCCAAAAAAGTGCAAAAGAAGCGGGCTTGATTTTAGTAGATACAAAATACGAATTCGGTGTAGACAAAAATAACAATATTCTTTTAATAGATGAGGTCCATACCCCCGATTCTTCACGCTATTGGAAACTCGATACTTACGAGCAAAGATTAAAAGAAGGGAAGGAACCAGAAAACTTCGATAAAGAATTTGTAAGAATGGCCTATGCAGCAAAAGGCTACCGAGGCGACGGAGAAATCCCCGAACTCGATGAAAATGTTTGGAATGAGGCTATTCAGCTTTATATTACTGCTTACGAAAAATTGACAAAATCTAAATTTGTTCCGGGAGAATATCCGGCTGAAGAACGCATAGTAAAGAACTTAAAAAAGGCAGGCTTAATGTGA
- the purE gene encoding phosphoribosylaminoimidazole carboxylase, with product MRPLVIILMGSSSDMGHAEKIASELKTFGIEYAIRIGSAHKTAEHVVSMLKEYEALDRPKLYITIAGRSNALSGFVDGFVKGATIACPPPSDSFAGADIYSSLRMPSGISPALVLEPKNAALLAARIFSLYDKEIADSVKSYMESNAQKIIEDDSKLKR from the coding sequence GTGAGACCTCTTGTAATAATACTTATGGGTTCATCGTCGGATATGGGCCACGCAGAAAAAATAGCTTCGGAGTTAAAGACCTTTGGAATCGAGTATGCTATAAGAATAGGCTCGGCTCATAAAACTGCGGAGCATGTTGTTTCTATGCTAAAAGAATATGAAGCCCTTGATAGGCCGAAACTCTATATTACTATTGCAGGAAGAAGCAATGCTCTTTCCGGCTTTGTGGATGGTTTTGTAAAGGGGGCTACAATTGCTTGTCCTCCTCCATCCGACAGCTTTGCAGGAGCAGACATTTATTCTTCTCTTAGGATGCCCTCGGGTATTTCGCCGGCCTTGGTGCTGGAGCCTAAAAATGCGGCTCTCCTTGCTGCAAGAATTTTTTCACTTTATGATAAAGAAATAGCGGATTCGGTCAAATCTTATATGGAATCAAATGCTCAAAAAATAATTGAAGACGATTCCAAATTAAAAAGATAG
- the mtnK gene encoding S-methyl-5-thioribose kinase yields the protein MRFSSHYKMEGDDIIDYVFEHSNFFDSNENLVCEEIGDGNINYVYRIFDTNTKKSLILKQADVQTRVRPDGYLNPDRSIREAEVLKLYNECAPDFSPKIIYADPVMAAIIMEDIGSYSNLRTELMAGKIFYGIEELIARFIVDASLPSTDLVLAYQKKFKAAAKFYNPDLCKITEDLVFTHPYKDVRQRNILLPENADWLKKKFYEDSDLIARVAALKEKFNNYPQGLIHGDLHSGSIFVKNKNEEIKIKIIDPEFAFYGPIAYDLGNVLAHFIFAQGYAKYSPLFVDEEKQRTDFLSWLENAKNNLFKFFHIFAKDFLIKNIKDPVYQNEIFIDNYIEKIKIDAVSFCGTELNRRIIGSAKTAEITNIKKIENRIALERDLAELGCAMILNPEEILRGF from the coding sequence ATGCGGTTTAGTTCCCATTACAAGATGGAAGGCGATGATATAATCGATTACGTCTTTGAGCACAGTAATTTTTTTGATTCGAATGAAAATTTAGTTTGCGAAGAAATAGGGGACGGAAATATAAACTATGTCTATCGCATTTTTGACACGAACACAAAAAAATCTCTTATTTTAAAACAAGCTGATGTTCAAACAAGGGTGCGTCCCGACGGGTATTTGAACCCGGATAGGAGCATCCGTGAAGCTGAAGTTTTAAAACTGTATAACGAATGTGCTCCCGATTTTTCTCCGAAAATAATTTATGCCGATCCGGTTATGGCTGCAATCATAATGGAAGACATCGGTTCTTATTCTAATTTAAGAACGGAATTAATGGCCGGAAAAATATTTTACGGAATTGAAGAACTGATTGCACGGTTTATCGTAGACGCAAGCCTGCCTTCCACAGATTTGGTTTTAGCTTATCAAAAAAAATTTAAAGCAGCAGCCAAATTTTATAATCCCGATCTTTGTAAGATTACTGAAGACTTGGTTTTTACTCATCCTTATAAGGATGTAAGGCAAAGAAATATTTTGCTCCCCGAAAATGCCGACTGGCTTAAAAAAAAGTTCTATGAAGATTCAGATCTCATTGCAAGGGTTGCAGCCTTAAAAGAAAAATTCAATAACTATCCTCAAGGGCTTATTCATGGGGATCTGCATTCGGGTTCTATCTTTGTAAAAAATAAAAATGAAGAAATAAAGATAAAAATAATCGATCCCGAATTTGCTTTTTACGGCCCAATAGCCTATGACCTTGGGAATGTCCTTGCTCATTTTATTTTTGCTCAAGGCTATGCAAAATATTCGCCTCTTTTTGTTGATGAAGAAAAGCAAAGAACTGACTTTTTATCTTGGCTTGAAAATGCAAAAAACAATCTATTTAAATTCTTCCATATCTTTGCAAAAGATTTTCTTATTAAAAATATAAAGGATCCTGTTTATCAAAACGAAATTTTTATTGACAACTACATCGAAAAAATAAAAATTGATGCCGTTTCTTTTTGCGGTACCGAGTTAAACAGAAGGATAATCGGTTCTGCAAAAACAGCCGAAATTACAAACATAAAAAAGATCGAAAACCGTATTGCCCTTGAAAGGGATTTAGCCGAACTGGGATGTGCCATGATTTTAAACCCCGAAGAAATTTTAAGAGGATTTTAA
- the mnmA gene encoding tRNA 2-thiouridine(34) synthase MnmA: MKVLVGLSGGVDSAVAAKLLIDQGYDVTGVTMQLLPKLSGIYKEQTDDIEDAKKVADKLGIKHIVYDMRETFKTEIIDYFVEEYKQGRTPNPCFICNSKIKFGLFLEQALKDGFDKIATGHYAKIEKTEIEGDERFLLRQAEDAQKDQSYFLALLTQEQLSRSIFPLGDFTKEKVRSIAEDAGLINAHRPDSQDICFVPDDDYTRVINALAAGSFKEGKFIDTMGNEIGRHKGLQYYTIGQRRGLAIAMGYPVYVVKKDAKTNTVTVGKDEELFAESLIASRVNIILKKTIDKEIDIEVKTRYRQQKKKAKLIPLKNEEFKPTGKFKVEFIEPEKAVAEGQAAVFYTGDYIIGGGIIESVERLGIL, from the coding sequence ATGAAGGTGCTTGTGGGTTTGAGCGGAGGCGTTGATTCCGCTGTTGCGGCAAAACTATTGATAGATCAAGGCTATGATGTTACAGGAGTTACAATGCAGCTCTTGCCTAAACTATCAGGCATTTATAAAGAGCAGACCGATGATATTGAAGATGCAAAAAAAGTTGCAGACAAGCTCGGTATAAAACACATCGTATACGATATGAGGGAAACTTTTAAGACTGAAATTATAGACTACTTTGTAGAAGAGTACAAACAAGGAAGAACGCCGAATCCATGCTTTATATGTAACAGCAAAATAAAATTCGGTCTTTTTTTAGAGCAAGCCTTAAAGGACGGCTTCGATAAAATTGCAACAGGCCATTATGCAAAAATAGAAAAAACCGAAATTGAAGGCGATGAAAGATTTTTATTAAGACAGGCTGAGGATGCTCAAAAAGACCAAAGCTATTTTTTAGCCCTTCTTACTCAAGAACAGCTTTCCCGTTCTATTTTTCCTTTAGGAGATTTTACCAAAGAAAAAGTGAGAAGCATAGCCGAAGATGCCGGTCTTATAAATGCTCACCGTCCCGACAGCCAAGACATCTGTTTTGTTCCAGATGACGATTATACAAGGGTAATAAACGCCCTTGCTGCGGGTTCTTTTAAAGAGGGAAAATTCATTGATACAATGGGAAATGAAATAGGCCGCCACAAAGGGCTTCAATATTATACCATAGGTCAAAGGCGGGGCCTTGCAATCGCAATGGGGTATCCCGTCTATGTTGTAAAAAAAGATGCGAAGACGAATACGGTTACCGTAGGCAAGGATGAAGAACTCTTTGCCGAAAGCCTCATCGCTTCAAGGGTAAATATAATCTTAAAAAAAACAATAGATAAAGAAATCGATATTGAGGTAAAAACACGATACCGCCAACAAAAGAAAAAGGCAAAATTGATTCCGCTTAAAAATGAAGAGTTTAAACCTACGGGAAAATTTAAGGTAGAATTTATAGAGCCTGAAAAAGCCGTCGCCGAAGGACAAGCCGCTGTTTTTTATACCGGTGATTATATTATCGGCGGCGGCATAATAGAATCGGTTGAGAGGCTGGGAATACTTTAA